CCAATCCCGGAATACCGATGCCGATGCCGGCCACCTTGCCGGAGAGTCCTGCTCTGGCAGTAACTTCGGAAACCATTTGAGCCATATGATCCAGAACGGACGAAGTGCCGAGAAAAGCCTGTGTAGGCTTTTTTATGGAGTCCAGCACTTCACCTTTCTCATCCACGATACCGCAAACAATGTTTGTTCCTCCGACATCCACACCGATCCAGAAACTCATCGTTTCTCCTCCTAAGGATTATTCGCTCTCGGCTACATATAGTGAAGTTCCGGCTTCCTTTAAAGCGTTGACCAATGCGTCAGACGGTTGCTCATCCGTGATACAGCCATATAGCTCTTCTAGCTGGGCCACCGTAAACAAGGAAGCACGGCCGATTTTAGTATGATCGAATACCGCAATCGTTTTATCCGCACGGCGCATAAGCATGCGTGCTATGTTCGCTTCCAGCTCCGAGTAAGTACTTACACCGGAAGTTGTAAACCCGTCAATCCCCATAAACATCGTGTTTATGTTGACAGCATTGACGGTCTGCTCTGCCAGCGGGCCGCACAGCTCAAAGCTTTTGTTGCGCAGTACACCGCCGGTCAGAACCACTTGAAGGTCGCTGTTCTCGGACAGTTCCATCGCAATATTTACGGCATTAGTAACGACCGTAATATTTTTTCTATGTTTTAACTGCTGGGAAATCAGGAAAGTGGTTGTGCCCCCGGTTAATCCGATGACATCCCCTTCTTGAACTAATGAAGCCGCCAATCGGGCGATCTCCAATTTTTCCGGGTATAATACGTGCTGCTTCTCGATGAACGGAACCTCGTATACCGAAGCCGGCTTCACATACATTGCTCCGCCGCCGACACGTCTGATGACGTTTCCGCTTTGCTCCAATTCCTCAAGATCCCTTCTAACTGTAGCCTCCGAACAATTAAACGCCGTCATCAGCTCTTGAAGTGACATTTCTCCCTTCATCTCCAGCGCACTCAGGATTTGGTTTTGTCGTTCTGCTTTCATTCCGATACGTGCCATTTGCTATTATTTCCTCCTAGCTGGGGATTTTGAAGTGCCGCTTCAACTATTTCGAGCCTGCCTGGCGAACGCTTGTTAAATCTTGACTACTTGCGTCAAATTACGTGGTTCATCAGGATCAACGTCTTTGTTAACAGCTGTCCAGAAGCCGATATATTGAAGAAGCGGCAAATACATAACGGCACGAGCTTCATCGCTCACATCAATTGCCCCAATCTCAAACACGGCGTCCGCGAAAGCGGTGTCGTCGCCCGCGCAGGCTGTAATTACGAGTACGTAAGCCCCGTAAGCCTTCATCTCCTCAGCGACTTTCAACTCATAAGATCTTGCCGTCTCCGAGAGCAGCAATACAACGAGCGAGCCCTGTTCGATAATCGATTTTGGACCGTGTCTGAATTCAAGGGTGCCGTAGCTTTCAGTCCAAGTATAAGACATTTCCTTCAGTTTGAGGCATGCCTCTTGCGCAATACCAAAATAACTGCCCATGCCGAGGTATATCGTTTTAATAAAATCGTTGTTCTCGATCAGCCCTTTGGCAAAAGCATCGGCTTCTGCTATTTTTGCCCCGGCCTGATCCATCACCGTTCTCATTTCATTTGAGTAACCGCCGCCTGCAGCTGCTGCTATAGCCGCTTGCATCATAAATGTCATACTTACGAATGATTTCGTCATGACTGTGCTTTTTTCTTTACCGAACGGTGATACGAGACATTCCGTTTGCTTAGCCATACCACTGTCTTCGTAACAAGTGATTCCGCATGTATCCCAGTTTTCGAGACCTCTAACCGAGTCAATGGCCAAAATTACTTCAGTAGATTCACCGGAACGCGATACGCCGACAAGCAATTTTTTACCTTGCTTTGCCGAAGACTGGTCCCTGAACAAGAAAATTTCCGAGGAAGGAAATGCGCTCGCCGGCCTTGTGATCCAATAACGGAAAGTCGCTGCCATCGTCTGGGCCTGATAATAGGATGAACCCGAACCAATAAATATAACTTCTTCGTATGCAGGATTACCAATATATTTCTCAACCCAATCCTGTTGTCTGGCTAGCTGCTCCCATGCAGCTGCCATCGCTTCAGCCTGTTGTCCAATCTCCGGGTAAGTCAACTTTCCTTTCATCATAAAAGAACGTCTCCCCTCGCATCGTTATAATGATATATTAAATCATTATTATGATTCCTTCAATCATTATTATGAATGATTTTTTCAAACATAATGATTTAAAAAACGACCGTTTCCTGAATCGATAACAGAAAGCGGTCGCTCGGTAACATTTATCTAATAGCTACGAAGTATTGAAGTATGAAGTAAAAGCTTGTGGGTATTTAGTGCAGATGCATCATTCCTTAAATCGGAAGCTTTTCCTGATGCTCTGTGGCCGGACGATGTTTACCTTGATCGATTTGGACGACTTTCCCTCCCGCACGAATGGATTCCGTAGCCGCGCAGCCTACCACAACACTCATTCTGCCGTCAAACGGGCTCGCTAAAGGCTGCTTGTTATCCAGCACGAGGTTAATAAAATCTTCGCAAATCCGCGGGTCAGCGCCTGAATGAGTTCCGGGCATTTTTTTCATCTCGTAGGTAATGTCGCTCATTTCATGCCAGGAGCCTGACTTTCTGGTTTTGACATGAATTTTATCATTCACATCATCGTTCTCGATCCGGCCCTTTGTTCCAATAAAGGTATAATTGCGGGAATAGTCCGGCGTAAAATGGCACTGCAAATAAGAAGCTTTGATGCCGCCCTCCAACTCCATAATGACCATATTATTATCTTCAACATCGATTTCTTCACGGAAAGCACATTGGGTCAGCCGATCCAGACTCACGTCAGGGCAAGTCTTTTGCCGTTCACATTCAGGACAATACAGATCATTCGGCATATCCCCTCCGTAGTAATCCAGGCTGCCGAATGCAGACACCTTTCTCGTATACTTGCCTGTAATCCAGTGAATGACATCAATGTCATGCGAAGCTTTCTGTAGAAGCAGTGAAGTTGTATTTGCCCTTGTACCGTGCCAGTCATGATAATAATAATATCCGCCCAACCCGACAAAATGCCTCACCCAAACCGCTTTGATATCACCGATTACCCTTGAATCAATTATCTCCTTCATCGTCTGGTACATGCTCATGTACCGCATATTGAACCCGATCATGAGATGTTTTCCCGACTGTTTCCATTCGTCCAGGATGCGATCACACCCTTCCGGAGTAATAGCCAGCGGTTTATCGCAGTATACATGTTTTCCTGCCCGAAATGCGGCAATAGCTTGCTCTTCATGTAGATAATCCGGCGAAAGAATAACCACTGCGTCAATGTCCTCCCGTGATAACAGCTCATGGTAGTCCGTCGTAACAAAAGCATCCGGATTAACCGTCTCTCGAAAATTTGAAAGTGCTTCCAAAGAAATGTCTGCTGCACCCGTTACAATGGACCTTCCGCCGGGCTGATGCCAGTATTCCACAATGGAGCTTCTGCCTCCAACACCAATCACACCTACTCTAACCTGATTCACTAGTCCTCACCTCATTTTGTGATTTCACGATCATGAACTCAGCGTTTCGATGATAGTTTAAATCAAAATTATGATTTTTTCAATCATATTATTGACAAAAAGAATCAAATATTTTACGACACCCTAGTTATACTTTCTTAGATCTCAAAAAAGGATAGACACAAGCAGAGAAAATAATCTGCTGAATCTATCCATTCATTTCACTCTTTATCTTTTTTCCATCTTCCTGCTTTCTTCACGGCTTCTTTCAAAAGAATCTCGATTTGAGCATTAACGCTTCGCAGCTCATCATCAGCCCATTTTTCAAGAGCGTCATAAAGCTTAGGATCGATTCTTAGCGGATAAGCTTTTCGTTTTGCCATATAACCAGGTCCTAATGGATACTTCCTGTGTTAATAACAGGCTGTGTTCCTTTTTCCGACACAATGGCAACCATCAGATTATTTACCATTTGTGCCTTTTTATCATCGTCCAGCTCGACAACGCCTTCATCCGCTAATTGCTCGATTGCGCTTTTTACCAAACCGACAGCACCATCTACAATAACTTTACGTGCAGACAATACAGCCTGTGCCTGTTGTCTCTGCAGCATAGCAGATGCTACTTCAGAAGCGTAGGCAAGGTGCATTATACGAGCCTCAATAACATCAACTCCGGCAACTGCCAGACGGCTCTGAAGATCTTGCGCTAAAAAGTCAGCGATTTCATCACTATTTTTCCGCAATGACATATCTGTTTCTTTCTCAAAATGATCATAGGCATATTGACTGGCAATGTGGCGAATACCTGTCTCACTTTGAATCTGAACAAATTCTTCGTAATCCTCTACATCAAATGTTGCTTTTGCGCTGTCCGAAACTTTATAGACAACTACAGCAGCTATTTCAATCGGATTCCCCTCCAGATCATTGACCTTTAACTTTTCACTGTTAAAGTTGATGACACGAAGAGAAACTCTGGATTTAATGGTTAAGGGAATAGCTACCCATAGCCCCTGCTCTCTTATTACACCTACATAGGTTCCGAATAAAGTAAGAACTTTGGCCTCATTCGGTTGAACAATGGTTATGCCTGAAAGAATCAGTATAGCTGCAATAATCAAGAGAACTGGAATTATCAGGGCTGGACCAACAGAATCCGTGGAAATGAACAGAAATGCAGCCAGACCGATAAGCAGTAACGATACAATAATTCCGAGATAGCCGTTTAGCTTCAACGCTGGTTTTTCTTGCATGTTTAATACCCCTCCTATATATCAATGTGATATCACAATTATATCATATTGATATAATTGTTGACAACAAGAAGAAACGCCTTTGACGTCCTTTTTAAAGGACGACAAAGGCGTTTCTCGAGAAATATGAGCCAAGTATGCAACAAAGTCCGATTCCCGCATGAAATGCAGGAATCGGACTTTAGTCAAGTATTGATTTATTCTTTTACCTATTCATGACCATTAAGCTTTCACACCGATGGTCAAGATTTCGTAAGGTTTCACAGAAAGCGAGAATTCTCCACGATCATTAAATGGCTGGAGATCTCCTGTTTCTTCTAGAATCGTCGTCTTGTAAGCCTGCGCCCCAGAAAGCTTGGACTGCAGTGTCAGTTCAGCAGGAGCTTCACCCATATTAAACCAGCGAAGCATCATATCACCCGATTTACGGCTAACTTTAAGCGACGAGAATGCAAGATCTTCGTTTTCCCATTCGAAAGCAGCGAAATCCGGAGATACCGTTCCCTCGTGAATGCCAGTCTGGCATACTGTCCATGGAATCTGGAACTGATAAGCTTCTGCATATGCACCGGAAGCAATCCCATCACCATTGTGAGGAATGATTTCCATACGTACGGTATTAACACCCAGACACTGTGCTTCCGGCGTCGGGAAGTATCCCCAGTCACCAAGCTCGCCAACTGCACGTAGCATCGTTACCGCAATCGTATTTCGTCCATCGCGTAAAACTTCATATTCATTCAATCCAAGATTGGCCACTGTAAGTCCGGCACCTTCCCCGCCCACATCAACAAATGCTTGCTGGTGTGCTGTATTACTAGGGTTCTCCCATTCTTTGGCGGGAACATTATTTCGTGATACGATTTCGAACATGGAATCAGCATGGTGAACGGAAGTTTCCAGATCCGTTGGGAACAATGCCCGCAGACGATGATCCTTCGCCTGATTATTGAAAGTTGCTTCCAGTTCGATGCCTTTGCCTTCCCTGTTCAAGGAAATTAGTGTACGGATCGACAGCATAACTGTCTCACTTGACCGCTGAGCTTTACGCTGCGGATAATAGATCAGCTCGTGCTGCTCCTGATCAAGCTTCTCGTCAGCTGATACCGGTATTTCCCACTCATGAATCACTTCCAGGGTTGCACGATATGGTGTATCCTCTACAATACGGATCTTGGCGTCAAGACCCTTGGTTGTCAGAGCTTCTTCACCCTCTGGCTGCTTAAACATATACTCGTTACCGATATCTCCGGTGTTCTCATACACGCCGAGATCACGGAAGACTTGTCCGCTTCTCTTGTCTGTCAAAGTGAAGGAACCGTCTGATGCAAGCTCCACTTTCAGAGTTCCGTTCTCCAGTACTCTGTCTCCAGCGAGCAAAGACGCAGGGACAGCTGGCTTCACATTGCCCCTCACAAACGCATAGGTTTTAATTCCGAGTGCTGACAAGTCTTTAGCTTCGAAAGTCAGCTTCACTCTCCGGCACATGTAAGGCTGACGGAATTTGTCATCTGGCAGATCATATCCGAACTGGAGTCCCAGATCTTCCATCGTAAACGCTACGCTGTTTCCTTCGCTATCCACAACGGCACGTCCGGACAGGTCAATTTCTTTCATTCGGCGGCTCGTCTCTTCCAGCGAAAATCCATCGCGGAAGTATAACCGTTCAGCGTCCAGCTCTACGGTTACCGTACCGCTACGCTTCCATCCCGTAGTGTTGAATACAACGAAAGGAACGCTACTCTCCCCCCACTTAGCAAAAGACGTTGTATCAACGGCTTCAACGATAGCCTTCTTGCTATCATCCACAATGCTTTCAGCCACGTGGCGGCTCTTGTCGAAACGAGTAACCATTTCACGGTGAACCTCATCGACACTGCAGCCACAGATACTATCGTGAGGATGATTCTGCATCAGTGTCTTCCAAGCGTAGGTAAACAGATGGTGCGGATACTCTTGTCCAACCAGACTTGCGAAGGAAGCAAGCGGTTCAGCAACCTTTTCCAGAATGCTCTGGCCCGTCTGATTCATCTGCTTCAGGTAAACACGAGCGGAAGCTGTATTTACCAGCGTCCCCCATCCGTCGGTACGTTGGCTGCGAAGCTCGCCTTGTACAGAGGACAAGTCCTGGCTCATGCTATTCTTCAAGTCTACCAAGTAATCAGCAAAGGTAGAGTGAACAAACTCCGTATCCGGATGAAGCTTCTTCGCGGTTTGAATCGCTTCCGGAAGATCGCATTGGATCGGCTGGTGGTCACATCCGTTCATATAGAGAAGTTGTCCCGTTGATGCATATTTCTCAGCATCCGCAAGCTTTCTTTCCCAGTAAGCTTTAGCTTCTTCTTCATCGACAGGAACTTCGTTACCGTTACTGTACCAGTTCGCGAACAGAATACCGAGCACTTTGGAGCCGTCTGGACCTTCCCATACCAATTCGGAGAATGAAGACTCAAAGTCTCCATCCGATACCGTATTGTTAAAGCCTGTCGGCTTAACTCCGCGACCAAAGAAGGCATTGTCGATACCGGATTGCTTCATCAGCTGCGGTGTTTGGCCTACGAGGCCAAATGTGTCAGGGAAGTAGCCAATTTTGGATATCGTTCCGTAAGCTTCGGTATCTTGATGCCCGATCTGCATGTTACGAACGTTCGCTTCACTGCTCGTCAAGAAGGCATCCTGCAAAATATACCAAGGACCGATCTGGATACGTCCATCATGGATCAGCTTCTCAAGCTGCTCCTTCTTCTCCGGACGTACCTGTAAGTAGTCCTCTAGGATAATGGTCTGTCCATCCAGGAAGAAGTAACGGTACTCCGAATCCTTCTCCATTGTCTCAAGCAATTGATCCATCAATTGGATGAGCCGTACATGATGTTTCTCATAAGGTAAATACCATTCTCTATCCCAGTGAGTATGAGAGATGATATGGGCTTTTCTAGATTGGGTCATGGTTGTCGTCTCCCCCTGCTTCATAGAATGCTGTATGAACATGACAAGCGTGTGAAATGTTTTTAGTGCTCATCATTTTACACGCTTGCCTGTCTCTAACGTTTGTTATTAATTTGAAAGTTACGCCTCATCTACCAAAGGGTATTCTTCCATGTAATTCATCAGCTCGTCGACGGTCGTAAACGCGAGTCCAGTCACGGTGTCGGCGCAGCCATAGTAAATCGCGATGCGGCCAGTATCGGCATCGGTCAACGCCGCGCAAGGGAACGTTACGTTAGGTACGTCACCCATGCATTCGTAAGTCGTTTCAGGTCCCAAAATGTAGTTACGGGAACGAGCTTTAACTTTCCATGGCTGATCCAGATCAAGCAGAGCAACGCCCATACGATAAACGAAGCCGTTACAAGTATTGATAACGCCATGATAAATCAGCAACCAGCCTTTGTCCGTTTCGATCGGCACTGGTCCAGGTCCGATTTTCTTGGACTGCCAAGCCGAAGCATCTCCATCAATTGTTCCCATTACATAACGGTGCTTGCCCCAGAAGGTAAGATCAGGACTTACACTGTAGAAAATATCCCCGAACGGCGTATGGCCTGTATCACTCGGACGGCTGAGCATCGCGTAATAATCACCAATTTTGCGTGGGAACATTACCCCGTTGCGGTTA
Above is a window of Paenibacillus uliginis N3/975 DNA encoding:
- a CDS encoding alpha-mannosidase codes for the protein MTQSRKAHIISHTHWDREWYLPYEKHHVRLIQLMDQLLETMEKDSEYRYFFLDGQTIILEDYLQVRPEKKEQLEKLIHDGRIQIGPWYILQDAFLTSSEANVRNMQIGHQDTEAYGTISKIGYFPDTFGLVGQTPQLMKQSGIDNAFFGRGVKPTGFNNTVSDGDFESSFSELVWEGPDGSKVLGILFANWYSNGNEVPVDEEEAKAYWERKLADAEKYASTGQLLYMNGCDHQPIQCDLPEAIQTAKKLHPDTEFVHSTFADYLVDLKNSMSQDLSSVQGELRSQRTDGWGTLVNTASARVYLKQMNQTGQSILEKVAEPLASFASLVGQEYPHHLFTYAWKTLMQNHPHDSICGCSVDEVHREMVTRFDKSRHVAESIVDDSKKAIVEAVDTTSFAKWGESSVPFVVFNTTGWKRSGTVTVELDAERLYFRDGFSLEETSRRMKEIDLSGRAVVDSEGNSVAFTMEDLGLQFGYDLPDDKFRQPYMCRRVKLTFEAKDLSALGIKTYAFVRGNVKPAVPASLLAGDRVLENGTLKVELASDGSFTLTDKRSGQVFRDLGVYENTGDIGNEYMFKQPEGEEALTTKGLDAKIRIVEDTPYRATLEVIHEWEIPVSADEKLDQEQHELIYYPQRKAQRSSETVMLSIRTLISLNREGKGIELEATFNNQAKDHRLRALFPTDLETSVHHADSMFEIVSRNNVPAKEWENPSNTAHQQAFVDVGGEGAGLTVANLGLNEYEVLRDGRNTIAVTMLRAVGELGDWGYFPTPEAQCLGVNTVRMEIIPHNGDGIASGAYAEAYQFQIPWTVCQTGIHEGTVSPDFAAFEWENEDLAFSSLKVSRKSGDMMLRWFNMGEAPAELTLQSKLSGAQAYKTTILEETGDLQPFNDRGEFSLSVKPYEILTIGVKA
- a CDS encoding SIS domain-containing protein is translated as MMKGKLTYPEIGQQAEAMAAAWEQLARQQDWVEKYIGNPAYEEVIFIGSGSSYYQAQTMAATFRYWITRPASAFPSSEIFLFRDQSSAKQGKKLLVGVSRSGESTEVILAIDSVRGLENWDTCGITCYEDSGMAKQTECLVSPFGKEKSTVMTKSFVSMTFMMQAAIAAAAGGGYSNEMRTVMDQAGAKIAEADAFAKGLIENNDFIKTIYLGMGSYFGIAQEACLKLKEMSYTWTESYGTLEFRHGPKSIIEQGSLVVLLLSETARSYELKVAEEMKAYGAYVLVITACAGDDTAFADAVFEIGAIDVSDEARAVMYLPLLQYIGFWTAVNKDVDPDEPRNLTQVVKI
- a CDS encoding glycoside hydrolase family 130 protein; translation: MSKIIGESLNNIPWQDKPEGLNAPVWRYSANPIIERHAIPNSNSVFNSAVVPFEGGFAGVFRCDSRSVSMDIFAGFSEDGINWTINHDPIVFEGDEEITKREYRYDPRVIKIGDRYYINWCNGYHGPTIGIGYTTDFKTFHQLENAFLPYNRNGVMFPRKIGDYYAMLSRPSDTGHTPFGDIFYSVSPDLTFWGKHRYVMGTIDGDASAWQSKKIGPGPVPIETDKGWLLIYHGVINTCNGFVYRMGVALLDLDQPWKVKARSRNYILGPETTYECMGDVPNVTFPCAALTDADTGRIAIYYGCADTVTGLAFTTVDELMNYMEEYPLVDEA
- a CDS encoding ribbon-helix-helix domain-containing protein codes for the protein MAKRKAYPLRIDPKLYDALEKWADDELRSVNAQIEILLKEAVKKAGRWKKDKE
- a CDS encoding DeoR/GlpR family DNA-binding transcription regulator, yielding MARIGMKAERQNQILSALEMKGEMSLQELMTAFNCSEATVRRDLEELEQSGNVIRRVGGGAMYVKPASVYEVPFIEKQHVLYPEKLEIARLAASLVQEGDVIGLTGGTTTFLISQQLKHRKNITVVTNAVNIAMELSENSDLQVVLTGGVLRNKSFELCGPLAEQTVNAVNINTMFMGIDGFTTSGVSTYSELEANIARMLMRRADKTIAVFDHTKIGRASLFTVAQLEELYGCITDEQPSDALVNALKEAGTSLYVAESE
- a CDS encoding Gfo/Idh/MocA family protein, with product MNQVRVGVIGVGGRSSIVEYWHQPGGRSIVTGAADISLEALSNFRETVNPDAFVTTDYHELLSREDIDAVVILSPDYLHEEQAIAAFRAGKHVYCDKPLAITPEGCDRILDEWKQSGKHLMIGFNMRYMSMYQTMKEIIDSRVIGDIKAVWVRHFVGLGGYYYYHDWHGTRANTTSLLLQKASHDIDVIHWITGKYTRKVSAFGSLDYYGGDMPNDLYCPECERQKTCPDVSLDRLTQCAFREEIDVEDNNMVIMELEGGIKASYLQCHFTPDYSRNYTFIGTKGRIENDDVNDKIHVKTRKSGSWHEMSDITYEMKKMPGTHSGADPRICEDFINLVLDNKQPLASPFDGRMSVVVGCAATESIRAGGKVVQIDQGKHRPATEHQEKLPI
- a CDS encoding SPFH domain-containing protein, whose protein sequence is MQEKPALKLNGYLGIIVSLLLIGLAAFLFISTDSVGPALIIPVLLIIAAILILSGITIVQPNEAKVLTLFGTYVGVIREQGLWVAIPLTIKSRVSLRVINFNSEKLKVNDLEGNPIEIAAVVVYKVSDSAKATFDVEDYEEFVQIQSETGIRHIASQYAYDHFEKETDMSLRKNSDEIADFLAQDLQSRLAVAGVDVIEARIMHLAYASEVASAMLQRQQAQAVLSARKVIVDGAVGLVKSAIEQLADEGVVELDDDKKAQMVNNLMVAIVSEKGTQPVINTGSIH